The Cyanobacteriota bacterium genome includes a region encoding these proteins:
- a CDS encoding methyltransferase domain-containing protein, with amino-acid sequence MINILLLIIAIFLSLLLVGLTLYLLFPRKYQSADSVANSYDDWTNDGILEFYWGEHIHLGHYGSPPQRKDFLQAKADFVHEMVRWGGLDSLPPGTTVLDVGCGIGGSSRILARDYGFVVTGITISPQQVRRARELTPPGVTAQFQVDDALAMSFPDASFDVVWSIEAGPHMPDKALFAKELLRVLKPGGILVVADWNQRDDRQKPLNFWERLVMRQLLDQWSHPAFASIEGFAETLAATGLVDGDVITADWTAETLPSWLDSIWQGIVRPEGIIRFGLIGLIKSLREVPTFLLMRLAFGTGLCRFGMFRAVRAHTPGSEVGGEVAQVDQTMEQLVRS; translated from the coding sequence GCTTACCCTTTACCTCCTCTTTCCACGCAAGTATCAATCTGCCGATTCCGTCGCCAACTCCTACGACGATTGGACGAATGACGGCATTCTGGAGTTCTACTGGGGTGAGCATATCCATCTAGGTCACTATGGCTCGCCGCCTCAACGCAAGGACTTTCTGCAAGCCAAGGCCGACTTTGTGCATGAAATGGTGCGATGGGGGGGCTTGGACTCTCTGCCACCCGGTACCACTGTTTTAGATGTGGGCTGTGGGATTGGTGGTAGCAGTCGCATCCTCGCGCGGGACTACGGCTTTGTGGTGACGGGCATTACCATCAGTCCCCAGCAAGTGCGACGTGCTCGAGAACTGACTCCACCTGGGGTAACAGCCCAGTTTCAAGTAGATGATGCCCTGGCGATGTCGTTCCCGGACGCTAGCTTTGATGTGGTCTGGTCGATCGAAGCTGGCCCCCACATGCCTGACAAGGCCCTGTTTGCTAAGGAACTGCTGCGGGTTCTGAAACCGGGTGGCATTTTGGTAGTGGCAGACTGGAACCAGCGGGACGATCGACAAAAGCCCCTGAATTTCTGGGAGAGACTAGTCATGCGGCAACTGCTGGATCAGTGGTCTCATCCTGCCTTTGCTAGTATCGAAGGCTTTGCAGAAACCTTGGCTGCTACGGGGTTGGTGGATGGTGACGTAATCACCGCTGACTGGACAGCAGAAACCCTCCCCTCTTGGTTGGATTCCATCTGGCAGGGTATCGTCCGTCCAGAGGGCATCATCCGCTTTGGCTTGATCGGGTTGATTAAATCTTTGCGAGAAGTGCCCACATTTCTGCTAATGCGGTTGGCCTTCGGGACTGGGCTGTGCCGGTTTGGTATGTTCCGAGCCGTGCGTGCTCATACTCCGGGGAGCGAGGTTGGTGGTGAGGTAGCGCAGGTTGACCAGACGATGGAACAACTGGTGCGATCGTAG